One bacterium genomic window carries:
- a CDS encoding glycosyltransferase family 2 protein produces MTMPTPIVSIGLPVYNGENYLREALASLVGQTRDGVPFAELEIVISDNCSTDATEAICREFAAADPRIRYFRQEANIGAGPNYNFVFHESRGRYFKWAAHDDYMDPAAMDVCARALDDDPGAVLCYPRLVDVDADGGFIEEHVRGEDGLGEGPDRFFQVIQIGHNCAEVFGLTRRDVLTRTGLIRDYTDSDRTLLGELALHGRLRPVTGARFYRRVHEGKSDRVYASYHERAEWFNPANRDKVVLSASSQLRDLALAIPRSPLAPGAKLACFWRLAKVAKWNAPLFRKEFAWAFRRWTGRA; encoded by the coding sequence GTGACCATGCCAACGCCGATCGTGAGCATCGGGCTGCCCGTCTACAACGGGGAGAACTACCTGCGGGAGGCGCTGGCCTCGCTCGTCGGCCAGACGCGCGACGGCGTTCCCTTCGCCGAGCTCGAGATCGTCATCTCGGACAACTGCTCCACCGACGCCACCGAGGCCATCTGCCGCGAGTTCGCCGCGGCCGATCCGCGCATCCGCTACTTCCGCCAGGAGGCGAACATCGGGGCCGGCCCGAACTACAACTTCGTCTTCCACGAATCGCGCGGGCGCTACTTCAAGTGGGCGGCCCACGACGACTACATGGACCCCGCGGCCATGGACGTCTGCGCGCGCGCCCTGGACGACGATCCGGGCGCGGTGCTCTGCTACCCGCGCCTGGTCGACGTCGACGCCGACGGCGGCTTCATCGAGGAGCACGTGCGGGGCGAGGACGGCCTGGGCGAGGGGCCGGACCGGTTCTTCCAGGTCATCCAGATCGGGCACAACTGCGCCGAGGTCTTCGGCCTGACGCGTCGCGACGTCCTGACCCGCACCGGTCTGATCCGCGACTACACCGACTCCGACCGCACCCTGCTCGGGGAGCTCGCCCTGCACGGCCGGCTGCGGCCGGTGACGGGGGCGCGGTTCTACCGGCGCGTCCACGAGGGCAAGTCCGACCGCGTGTACGCCTCGTACCACGAACGGGCGGAGTGGTTCAATCCGGCCAACCGCGACAAGGTGGTGCTGTCGGCCAGCAGCCAGCTGCGCGACCTGGCCCTGGCCATTCCGCGCAGCCCGCTGGCGCCGGGCGCCAAGCTGGCGTGCTTCTGGCGCCTGGCCAAGGTCGCCAAGTGGAACGCGCCCCTCTTCCGCAAGGAATTCGCCTGGGCCTTCCGGCGCTGGACCGGGCGTGCGTGA